Proteins co-encoded in one Leptospira inadai serovar Lyme str. 10 genomic window:
- a CDS encoding RluA family pseudouridine synthase has translation MDLFLAKRFTYLSRSSWKKHLSDGKISLDGKPCKASHILREGEEVEYLPSDFPEPSVDTRFSLLYEEERFFAVTKSGDLPVHAAGRYRKNNLVDILESDGRFGRPYLVNRLDRETSGIVLFGKDSETASRLASFFSTRSVHKIYISLVWGDFPKRLTASGWLGPDTESKIRKKRAFYDSADPRIPQIPSEDWETSSTDFRSLGGGFLDGKRFSRILCFPKTGRNHQIRATLYSLGFPLLGDKLYGVDETVFLDFIEGKQPNLMDRLGRERQALHAISLKFPHPYLKKRIDIFSPIPEDMLV, from the coding sequence TTGGATCTCTTTCTTGCAAAACGATTTACGTATCTTTCTCGGTCCAGCTGGAAAAAACATTTGTCCGACGGAAAAATAAGTCTGGATGGGAAACCTTGCAAGGCATCGCATATTTTAAGAGAAGGAGAAGAAGTCGAGTATCTTCCTTCCGATTTTCCGGAGCCTAGCGTGGATACTCGCTTTTCTCTCCTTTACGAGGAAGAACGTTTTTTTGCCGTCACTAAATCCGGAGATCTGCCGGTTCATGCGGCGGGACGGTATCGAAAGAATAATCTGGTGGATATCCTGGAATCGGACGGAAGGTTCGGAAGACCGTACCTAGTAAATCGCCTGGATCGGGAAACTTCCGGAATCGTTCTTTTCGGTAAGGATTCGGAAACCGCGTCTCGTTTAGCTTCTTTCTTTTCGACCAGGTCGGTGCATAAGATATATATTAGTCTGGTTTGGGGGGATTTTCCGAAACGACTGACCGCTTCGGGCTGGTTAGGTCCCGATACCGAATCTAAAATTCGAAAAAAAAGGGCATTCTATGATTCGGCAGATCCTAGGATTCCACAAATACCGAGCGAAGACTGGGAGACGAGTAGCACGGACTTTCGATCGCTCGGCGGAGGTTTTTTAGACGGAAAACGATTTTCCCGCATTCTTTGCTTTCCAAAAACGGGCAGAAATCATCAAATTCGAGCGACTCTCTATTCTCTCGGATTCCCGTTACTCGGAGATAAGCTCTACGGAGTCGACGAAACGGTGTTTTTGGATTTTATAGAGGGTAAGCAACCGAATTTGATGGATCGACTCGGTAGAGAGAGACAAGCCTTGCATGCAATATCCTTAAAGTTTCCGCATCCCTATCTTAAAAAGCGGATCGATATTTTCTCTCCAATCCCCGAGGATATGCTGGTATGA